Proteins co-encoded in one Montipora capricornis isolate CH-2021 chromosome 12, ASM3666992v2, whole genome shotgun sequence genomic window:
- the LOC138025815 gene encoding uncharacterized protein: MISHEVEEEDTDEEGGQEYLFFDIESRQDEDRHIASLLIVHDDTGFEMIFRGDNCDDQFGTWLLDGTHQGTIVIAHNLRGYDGFLLCEYFYKECILPSLILNGAKIMSMELKEAEIKFRDSLNFLPMPLKALPKTFGLTELKKGYFPHFFNRQENQQYVGSLPPIENYDPAGMSTKERKEFLRWHQELTNAEYDFDFETEIEEYCRSDVDILRRCCLQFKQLMEEVCNLDPFKHCVTIASACNRVFRQEFLEENTITLIPVQGYQPARKCSVMALQWLSWIHHQKGDRILHALNGGEQRIDNNYVDGYDPAKKTIYEFMGCLWHGCDKCYLPDTVNPVNDTRMEDLLEGTIRKIERFKKLGFQVEVKWECEFKQELTTNLEMKSFIESLKFDTPLEPRHAFFGGRTNAVCLYKHVNENEKIRYVDFTSLYPWTNKYCEIPIHHPEILTSEALINRSPREFFGLIKCDILPPTFLFHPVLPYRANEKLMFPLCRTCAETLQQSPCEHKEEERILSGTWCSIEINKALELGYRMVQMIEVGHFPQKSSKLFTGYIDTFLKIKQEASGWPSWCETEAQKQQYITEYEQKEGIKLEYGKIKKNPGLRSLAKLMLNSFWGKFGQRDNMPQVDLVKDPERYFRLLTCQSTQNVFKQGFDDWMPALGDYLGELTNGVDDNDYITTFVSGGPKNYAYQTKNGKTTCKVRGFTLNFRGSQKLNFSTVCERVCNPNQQPIFLENPHFIKRDAKTKTIHTVNLKKKYKLVYDKRVVHGSTTLTHGYR, from the exons ATGATTAGTCATGAAGTTGAAGAAGAAGACACGGACGAAGAGGGGGGACAAGAGTATTTATTTTTCGACATAGAATCACGTCAAGATGAAGATCGACACATTGCCAGCCTTCTTATAGTACATGATGACACGGGGTTTGAGATGATATTTAGAGGTGATAATTGCGATGATCAATTCGGTACCTGGTTATTAGATGGGACCCACCAGGGCACTATCGTCATTGCTCATAATCTGAGAGGTTACGATGGCTTTCTACTTTgtgaatatttttataaagaGTGTATCCTTCCGAGTCTTATCCTGAATGGTGCGAAAATCATGTCCATGGAACTAAAAGAAGCTGAAATCAAGTTCCGGGATTCCCTCAATTTTCTCCCTATGCCGCTCAAAGCATTACCGAAAACCTTTGGCCTGACTGAACTTAAGAAAGGCTATTTTCCACACTTCTTTAATCGTCAAGAAAATCAACAATATGTTGGCTCTCTTCCTCCTATTGAAAATTACGATCCCGCTGGGATGAGCACAAAAGAGCGAAAAGAATTCCTGAGGTGGCATCAAGAATTAACGAATGCAGAGTACGACTTTGATTTTGAAACGGAAATAGAAGAATATTGTCGTAGCGATGTGGACATTCTGAGGCGATGTTGCTTACAATTTAAACAGTTGATGGAAGAAGTCTGCAACCTCGATCCATTCAAACACTGCGTTACCATAGCAAGTGCCTGTAACCGAGTGTTCCGACAAGAATTCCTTGAAGAAAACACAATCACTCTTATTCCTGTTCAAGGTTATCAACCAGCCCGAAAATGCTCCGTCATGGCTCTCCAATGGCTGTCCTGGATTCATCATCAAAAAGGTGACCGAATTCTGCACGCTCTAAATGGGGGTGAACAACGCATAGATAACAACTATGTTGACGGTTATGATCCCGCCAAAAAAACCATCTATGAATTCATGGGGTGCCTGTGGCATGGCTGTGACAAGTGTTATCTACCCGACACAGTGAATCCCGTGAACGACACGCGTATGGAAGACCTTCTTGAGGGTACCATTCGCAAAATTGAACGTTTCAAGAAGCTTGGATTCCAGGTAGAAGTGAAATGGGAATGCGAATTTAAACAAGAATTGACCACAAACCTAGAGATGAAGTCCTTTATTGAAAGCCTCAAGTTTGACACACCCTTAGAGCCTCGTCACGCGTTCTTTGGAGGACGTACCAATGCTGTCTGCCTTTACAAGCACGTGAACGAGAACGAGAAGATCCGTTACGTTGACTTTACATCCTTATACCCATGGACAAACAAGTACTGCGAAATTCCGATCCATCatcctgaaattttaacaaGTGAAGCTTTAATCAATCGTTCACCACGTGAATTCTTTGGGCTGATCAAATGTGACATCCTTCCACCTACCTTTCTGTTTCATCCTGTGTTACCCTACCGTGCCAATGAAAAACTGATGTTTCCTCTTTGTAGAACATGTGCTGAAACCCTGCAACAAAGTCCTTGTGAACATAAGGAAGAAGAGCGCATTCTTTCTGGAACCTGGTGTTCCATTGAGATTAATAAGGCTTTGGAGTTGGGATATCGTATGGTTCAAATGATAGAGGTAGGGCATTTCCCTCAGAAATCGTCTAAACTTTTCACCGGGTACATCGATACATTTCTCAAAATCAAACAAGAAGCGAGCGGTTGGCCTTCCTGGTGTGAGACAGAAGCTCAAAAACAACAGTATATCACAGAGTATGAACAGAAAGAAGGCATAAAGTTGGAGTATGGAAAGATTAAGAAGAACCCTGGATTACGCTCACTGGCCAAGTTGATGTTGAATTCATTTT GGGGAAAATTTGGACAGCGTGATAACATGCCTCAAGTGGATCTAGTCAAGGATCCAGAACGTTACTTTCGACTCCTCACCTGTCAGTCAACGCAG AACGTCTTCAAACAAGGGTTTGATGATTGGATGCCAGCCCTTGGTGACTATCTCGGTGAGTTAACCAACGGAGTGGACGATAATGATTACATCACAACCTTTGTGTCCGGCGGTCCAAAGAATTATGCCTACCAAACCAAGAACGGTAAAACCACCTGCAAAGTGAGAGGATTCACCCTAAACTTCAGGGGATCGCAAAAACTGAATTTCTCAACCGTGTGCGAACGTGTCTGCAATCCTAATCAACAACCTATCTTCCTCGAGAATCCACATTTCATCAAACGAGAtgcaaaaacgaaaacaatacACACTGTtaacttaaagaaaaaatacaaactcgTGTATGACAAGAGAGTTGTTCACGGCTCCACAACATTAACTCATGGGTATCGTTAA